Proteins encoded by one window of Rutidosis leptorrhynchoides isolate AG116_Rl617_1_P2 chromosome 7, CSIRO_AGI_Rlap_v1, whole genome shotgun sequence:
- the LOC139856990 gene encoding receptor protein kinase TMK1-like: MKKPFLGFEIRPRFHLFIILFLSITVIYVQSQSASNDAAVMQLLKKNLSPPKSLDWSDPDPCKWQQIQCSRDNRVTRIQVGGQNLQGVLPDTLNNLTELQVLEFQNNQLSGALPSLSGLTQLQSLLLNHNNFSSIPPDFFDGMSSLQGVFLDYNNFDSWVIPDSLKSASPLQKFSATSANITGKIPDFFGGDTFAGLTTLQLSFNYLEGELPSSFAGSSIQTLWLNGQNSMSKLNGTLNVLQNMTQLTVAWLHGNSFSGGLPDFSALIQLQNLSVRDNKLTGPVPESLINLQSLKVVNLTNNLLQGPTPAFSKSVEVDMAGINSFCLPNPGEACDDRVNTLLDVAKSVGYPKIFADNWKGNDPCSSWLGITCNNNGNITVINLPKMGLTGTISPSFATIKSLQRLILASNNLSGTIPDGLKDLPSLNEVDVSNNQLYGPIPKFKSTVTVKTVGNLDIGKNGPSVTPISPSGGGQSAGQPKSNVGGGGKSSKTGVVAGSVVGGVCALFAAGFIGICLYKAKRKRSSGGPYQNTMVIHPRHSTSDNDGVKITIAGSSTNGGPSETYSQGSSGNGDIHVVEAGNMVISIQVLKNVTNNFSKDNILGRGGFGTVYKGELHDGTKIAVKRMESGVMSEKGLDEFKSEIAVLTKVRHRHLVALLGYCLDGNERLLVYEYMPQGTLSRFIFDWQEEGLKPLEWTKRLIIALDVARGVEYLHGLAQQSFIHRDLKPSNILLGDDMRAKVADFGLVRLAPDGKASLVTRLAGTFGYLAPEYAVTGRVTTKIDVFSFGVILMELITGRRALDETQQEDSVHLVPWFRRMHINKETFRKAIDSTLDLDEEGLASLSTVAELAGHCCAREPHQRPDMSHAVNVLSSLAELWKPSEPDPDDIYGIDLDMTLPQAVKKWQALEGMSGYDTSSVIGSNDNTQTSIPTRPSGFAESFTSMDGR; encoded by the exons ATGAAGAAACCCTTTCTGGGTTTTGAAATTCGACCTCGATTTCATCTGTTCATCATCTTATTTCTCTCAATTACAGTGATTTATGTTCAGTCTCAATCAGCATCAAATGATGCTGCTGTAAtgcagttattaaagaaaaacctTTCACCGCCCAAATCACTAGACTGGTCTGACCCGGACCCGTGTAAATGGCAACAGATTCAATGCTCTAGAGACAATCGGGTGACCCGGATCCAAGTTGGTGGTCAGAACTTACAAGGGGTTCTTCCAGATACACTCAACAACCTTACTGAACTACAAGTTCTTGAGTTTCAAAACAATCAACTCAGTGGGGCACTGCCGAGTTTATCCGGGTTAACTCAGTTACAGAGTCTGTTACTCAATCACAACAACTTTAGTTCAATCCCACCTGATTTCTTTGATGGTATGTCATCTTTACAAGGTGTTTTTCTTGATTATAATAACTTTGATTCATGGGTTATACCTGATAGTCTGAAATCAGCATCTCCTTTACAAAAATTCTCTGCCACGTCAGCAAATATCACTGGAAAAATTCCGGATTTTTTTGGTGGTGATACGTTTGCTGGACTCACAACTTTGCAGTTATCATTTAATTATCTTGAAGGAGAATTACCCAGTTCATTTGCAGGTTCTTCAATTCAAACTTTGTGGTTAAATGGGCAGAATAGTATGTCTAAATTGAATGGAACCCTTAATGTGTTACAGAATATGACACAATTGACTGTTGCTTGGCTTCATGGTAATTCATTTTCGGGTGGATTACCCGATTTTTCGGCCTTAATTCAGTTGCAAAATCTGAGTGTTAGAGATAATAAGTTAACGGGTCCGGTTCCGGAGTCTTTAATAAACCTACAGTCTTTGAAAGTAGTCAACTTGACTAATAATTTGTTACAGGGACCAACTCCTGCTTTTAGTAAGTCAGTTGAAGTTGATATGGCTGGGATTAATAGCTTTTGTTTACCGAATCCGGGTGAAGCTTGTGATGATCGTGTTAATACACTGCTCGATGTTGCGAAATCGGTTGGTTATCCGAAAATATTCGCAGATAATTGGAAGGGTAATGATCCTTGTAGTTCATGGTTAGggattacttgtaataataatgggAATATTACTGTGATAAACTTACCAAAAATGGGTCTTACCGGTACTATTTCGCCCAGTTTTGCAACGATTAAGTCGTTACAAAGGTTGATTCTTGCAAGTAATAATCTTTCTGGAACAATACCTGATGGGCTTAAAGATTTGCCTAGTTTGAATGAAGTTGATGTTTCAAACAATCAACTTTATGGTCCAATTCCTAAATTTAAATCAACCGTTACGGTCAAAACTGTAGGAAATCTTGATATAGGTAAAAACGGTCCTAGTGTAACACCGATTTCACCATCTGGTGGTGGTCAATCAGCGGGTCAACCTAAGTCAAACGTCGGTGGTGGAGGGAAGAGTTCAAAAACAGGGGTAGTTGCGGGGTCTGTTGTGGGCGGTGTTTGTGCATTGTTTGCTGCTGGTTTCATAGGTATATGTCTGTACAAAGCTAAACGAAAACGTTCTAGTGGTGGGCCCTATCAAAACACAATGGTGATTCATCCTCGACATTCGACTTCAGATAACGATGGGGTCAAAATCACGATTGCGGGTTCGAGTACAAACGGTGGACCGAGTGAAACGTATAGTCAAGGAAGTAGTGGAAATGGAGATATTCACGTTGTTGAGGCGGGTAATATGGTAATTTCAATCCAAGTCTTGAAAAATGTTACTAACAACTTTAGTAAAGATAATATACTTGGTAGAGGCGGGTTTGGGACCGTTTACAAAGGGGAGTTACATGACGGGACGAAAATCGCGGTTAAACGAATGGAATCAGGGGTCATGAGCGAAAAAGGGTTAGACGAGTTTAAGTCGGAAATTGCGGTTTTAACGAAGGTTAGACATAGGCATTTGGTCGCGCTTTTGGGATATTGTTTAGATGGAAACGAACGGTTGTTAGTGTACGAGTATATGCCTCAAGGGACGTTAAGTCGGTTTATATTTGATTGGCAAGAAGAAGGTTTGAAACCGCTTGAATGGACGAAAAGATTGATTATTGCTTTAGATGTTGCGAGAGGTGTTGAATATTTACATGGTTTAGCGCAACAAAGTTTTATTCATCGAGATTTAAAACCATCTAATATTCTTCTTGGTGATGATATGCGCGCTAAAGTTGCTGACTTTGGACTCGTTCGCCTTGCCCCAGATGGTAAAGCTTCACTCGTGACAAGATTAGCTGGAACGTTCGGGTATCTTGCACCTGAATATGCAG TGACGGGCCGAGTAACAACCAAGATCGACGTGTTCAGTTTCGGGGTCATTTTAATGGAACTCATAACGGGTAGACGTGCACTAGACGAAACACAACAAGAAGACAGTGTTCATTTGGTTCCTTGGTTCCGTCGAATGCACATCAATAAAGAAACCTTCCGTAAAGCAATCGACTCGACCCTTGACCTCGATGAAGAAGGTCTAGCCAGTTTGAGCACAGTAGCCGAACTAGCGGGCCATTGTTGTGCTCGTGAACCGCACCAGCGACCCGACATGAGCCACGCGGTCAATGTTTTATCGTCTCTAGCTGAACTATGGAAACCGTCTGAACCCGACCCGGATGATATTTACGGAATTGACCTTGATATGACGTTACCTCAGGCCGTTAAGAAATGGCAAGCATTGGAGGGTATGAGTGGGTacgatacttcatcggttattgggAGTAATGATAATACGCAAACGAGCATACCTACTCGGCCATCGGGATTTGCGGAATCGTTTACTTCAATGGATGGACGGTGA